A window of Verrucomicrobiia bacterium contains these coding sequences:
- the rpmG gene encoding 50S ribosomal protein L33 yields the protein MPQEIITLECTEAKKEGKPVSRYQSKRNKKTTTERIEKKKYNPFLRRRTVHREIK from the coding sequence ATGCCGCAAGAAATTATTACTTTAGAATGCACGGAAGCGAAAAAAGAGGGAAAACCTGTTTCGCGCTATCAAAGCAAACGCAATAAAAAGACGACAACCGAAAGGATTGAAAAGAAAAAATATAATCCTTTTTTGCGTCGTCGCACCGTTCATCGCGAAATTAAATAA
- the cimA gene encoding citramalate synthase — MKKAVYLYDTTLRDGTQGEGINFSVADKLAIAERLDLFGMDYIEGGWPGSNEKDIEFFKVAQNHRWHHAKIAAFGSTRRVKTPVENDEQVKLLLDANTPVVTIFGKSWLLHVEEILKTTPEENLAMIEDTVRFLKAAGREVIYDAEHFFDGYKDRSDYALACLKAAERGGADFLVLCDTNGGSLPSEVARMTREVKTQLKTRVGIHTHNDSDLGVANALAAIEEGAEQVQGTMNGYGERTGNCNLTSVIPNLKLKLNKDVVSDENLARLRELSLFVDDIANQHHNIRAPFVGETSFAHKGGMHVNAVNKVARSFEHIEPGRVGNHQRILVGELSGRTNIFMKAREMGITLEEKASETKAILQQIKALEARGYEFESADASFELLVRKAIQHHQPWFELEEYHVSIRKSPLHHYEVAEATVKLKIKGQQCYTVAEGDGPVNALDNALRAALVKFYPSIQEIQLQDYKVRIIDSNQGTEARTRVLIRSSASEKEWATLGVSENLVEASWQALVDSVEYFLLKYSQETSH; from the coding sequence ATGAAAAAAGCAGTTTATTTATATGATACGACTTTGCGCGATGGCACGCAGGGCGAGGGTATCAATTTCTCGGTAGCCGATAAATTGGCGATTGCCGAACGTTTGGATTTGTTTGGCATGGATTATATCGAGGGCGGTTGGCCGGGATCAAACGAAAAGGATATTGAGTTTTTTAAGGTGGCGCAAAATCATCGTTGGCATCACGCCAAGATTGCTGCTTTTGGTAGCACGCGTCGTGTTAAAACGCCTGTGGAAAATGATGAGCAAGTCAAACTTTTGTTAGATGCGAACACGCCGGTTGTGACTATTTTTGGAAAATCGTGGTTGTTGCATGTGGAAGAAATTTTAAAAACCACGCCTGAAGAAAATTTAGCTATGATTGAGGACACTGTCCGTTTTTTGAAAGCAGCGGGTCGGGAAGTGATTTATGATGCGGAACATTTTTTTGACGGTTACAAAGATCGATCAGATTATGCTTTGGCTTGTTTAAAGGCTGCGGAACGAGGCGGTGCGGATTTTCTTGTTTTATGTGATACAAATGGAGGCTCTTTACCATCGGAAGTAGCCAGAATGACGCGTGAGGTGAAAACGCAATTAAAAACCCGTGTGGGCATTCATACCCATAATGATAGTGATTTGGGAGTGGCCAATGCTTTAGCGGCCATTGAAGAGGGCGCTGAGCAGGTGCAGGGCACGATGAATGGCTATGGAGAGCGCACCGGAAATTGTAATTTAACCAGTGTGATTCCCAACTTGAAATTGAAATTAAATAAGGACGTAGTCAGTGACGAAAATTTAGCGCGTTTGCGAGAGTTATCATTATTTGTGGATGATATTGCTAATCAGCATCACAATATCCGAGCGCCATTTGTGGGTGAGACTTCTTTTGCGCACAAAGGTGGCATGCACGTGAATGCGGTCAATAAAGTGGCGCGTTCGTTTGAACATATTGAACCCGGTCGTGTGGGTAATCATCAACGCATTTTGGTGGGTGAGTTGTCGGGACGCACTAATATTTTCATGAAAGCGCGTGAAATGGGAATCACGTTGGAAGAAAAAGCGTCTGAAACCAAAGCGATTTTGCAACAGATTAAAGCGCTTGAAGCGCGTGGCTATGAATTTGAATCGGCCGATGCTTCGTTCGAGTTGTTGGTGCGCAAAGCGATCCAACATCATCAACCCTGGTTTGAATTGGAAGAGTATCATGTCTCCATTCGCAAAAGTCCTTTACACCATTATGAAGTGGCTGAGGCGACTGTGAAATTAAAGATCAAAGGGCAGCAATGTTATACCGTAGCGGAAGGTGACGGGCCGGTGAACGCTTTGGACAATGCGTTGCGTGCGGCTTTGGTTAAGTTTTATCCTTCAATCCAAGAGATTCAGCTTCAAGATTATAAAGTTCGTATTATCGATTCCAATCAAGGCACTGAGGCGCGAACTCGGGTGCTGATTCGCAGCAGCGCTAGTGAAAAAGAGTGGGCCACTTTGGGTGTTTCCGAGAATTTGGTGGAAGCATCTTGGCAGGCTTTGGTGGATAGTGTGGAATATTTTTTATTGAAATATTCTCAAGAAACTTCACATTAA
- the dnaX gene encoding DNA polymerase III subunit gamma/tau — translation MAVTSSNYLVLARKYRPQTFDQILGQDHIVRALKNAIQLKRIAHAYLFVGPRGTGKTSTARIMAMALNCADGPKIDFDPNDSHCREIAEGRSLDVREIDGASNNGVEQVRELRDDVRYLPQNSRYKIYIIDEVHMLTAAAFNALLKTLEEPPEHVKFIFATTEVQKVLPTILSRCQRFDLRRIPSELIAHHLQWICEQEKIQAEPAALDALARFAEGGMRDAQSALDQLIAFCGKTIKESDVLEVFGLPPQSAVIALAENLLKGEAEPAWRLIAELEQQGKDLTRILNDCVSHLRSLLIYQRAPTLNEKELNDEQKKVFEKQKKLLSSAKLLRLVEFLSNLEPKLRYALTPKIQLEVAIASACEIPSEIEIDHLIAQLKNNNFSALPESHLPLTTNSASTTPQAISLEEAWKQVAQELTPLVRNSLSITSSQDQLLIEAPASTLSLLKGSKQDQHLQARLNELTNKTIVVELKESVPALRPTSPAPQKILSPEPQPQILTEEEFKNDALIKEALERFGARIIEIKKGKTS, via the coding sequence GTGGCTGTGACCTCTTCCAACTATCTTGTTTTAGCGCGAAAATATCGTCCGCAAACGTTTGACCAAATTTTAGGTCAAGATCATATCGTTCGCGCGCTGAAAAATGCCATTCAACTCAAACGCATTGCGCATGCCTACCTCTTTGTCGGACCACGCGGAACAGGCAAAACCTCTACCGCTCGCATTATGGCAATGGCTCTAAATTGCGCTGACGGACCTAAAATCGATTTTGATCCTAACGACTCCCACTGCCGAGAAATTGCTGAAGGCCGAAGTTTAGATGTGCGAGAAATTGACGGTGCCAGCAATAATGGCGTAGAACAAGTGCGAGAATTGCGCGATGATGTGCGATATTTGCCGCAGAACAGTCGTTACAAAATTTATATCATTGATGAAGTGCACATGCTGACTGCTGCAGCCTTCAACGCGCTACTCAAAACGCTGGAAGAACCTCCAGAACACGTAAAATTTATATTTGCCACAACCGAAGTGCAAAAAGTGTTGCCCACGATTCTTTCGCGTTGTCAACGGTTCGATCTTCGTCGCATCCCTTCTGAACTCATTGCTCACCACTTACAATGGATTTGTGAACAAGAAAAAATCCAAGCCGAACCAGCTGCCTTAGATGCCCTAGCCCGATTTGCGGAAGGTGGCATGCGCGATGCCCAATCCGCTTTAGATCAACTCATCGCCTTTTGCGGCAAAACCATCAAAGAGTCTGACGTATTGGAGGTTTTCGGCCTTCCACCACAAAGTGCAGTTATCGCATTAGCAGAAAATCTTTTAAAAGGCGAGGCGGAACCCGCTTGGCGTTTGATTGCAGAACTCGAACAACAAGGCAAAGATCTCACACGTATTTTAAACGATTGCGTTTCGCATTTACGTTCTTTGCTCATTTATCAACGCGCCCCGACACTCAATGAAAAAGAGTTAAACGACGAACAAAAGAAAGTTTTTGAAAAGCAGAAAAAACTACTTTCATCCGCCAAATTGTTGCGGCTTGTTGAATTTTTATCCAATCTGGAACCTAAACTTCGTTATGCGCTCACTCCCAAAATTCAGCTAGAAGTGGCGATTGCCTCTGCGTGTGAAATTCCTAGCGAAATTGAAATCGATCATTTGATTGCCCAACTCAAAAACAATAATTTCTCTGCTTTGCCTGAATCCCATTTACCGCTTACTACGAACTCAGCTTCTACCACTCCTCAAGCAATCTCTTTAGAGGAAGCCTGGAAACAGGTTGCTCAAGAGTTAACACCCTTAGTGCGAAACAGCTTGTCCATTACCTCTTCTCAAGATCAATTGCTGATTGAAGCACCAGCTTCTACTTTAAGTTTATTAAAAGGTTCCAAACAAGATCAACATTTGCAAGCGCGTCTCAACGAACTCACTAATAAAACCATTGTTGTAGAATTAAAAGAAAGTGTGCCCGCTCTGCGCCCAACTTCGCCTGCGCCTCAAAAAATTTTATCTCCCGAACCTCAACCTCAAATTTTAACTGAAGAAGAATTTAAAAATGATGCTCTCATAAAAGAAGCGCTCGAACGGTTCGGCGCTCGAATTATAGAAATCAAGAAAGGAAAAACATCATGA
- a CDS encoding YbaB/EbfC family nucleoid-associated protein, with protein sequence MNIAKMMKQARDMQDKMQKIQEEIAAQHFEADSGGGAVKAKANGEGQLLEIKVSPDVLSQNDPEILEDLILTAANSAIKKGKDHAAQRMSSLTAGLGLPGF encoded by the coding sequence ATGAACATCGCCAAAATGATGAAACAAGCCCGCGATATGCAGGATAAAATGCAAAAAATTCAGGAAGAAATCGCCGCCCAACATTTCGAAGCCGATAGCGGCGGGGGCGCAGTAAAAGCCAAAGCCAATGGCGAAGGACAGCTTCTGGAAATTAAAGTGTCGCCCGATGTGTTATCGCAAAATGATCCCGAAATTTTGGAAGATCTTATTCTGACTGCGGCCAATTCGGCCATTAAAAAAGGAAAAGATCATGCCGCTCAACGTATGTCATCCTTAACTGCAGGACTTGGTTTGCCAGGATTTTAA
- the recR gene encoding recombination mediator RecR: MDLPPTLKQLIHALRHLPGIGTKSAERMALTLLQTSQTWPETLAENLISARQKIKPCKQCGFFSEEHDLCEICRDPQRDTTLLCIVETPHDILPIERSNIYRGLYHCLGGKLSPIEGRGPETLHFDTLFQRLKKTSPQEIILALGTDVEGEMTALYLLEQLRDHSITITQPAHGLPLGSSLDLADSLTLKRALQDRKKVNP, translated from the coding sequence ATCGACCTACCGCCAACTTTAAAACAGTTAATCCATGCATTGCGACATTTACCGGGAATCGGCACGAAAAGCGCAGAACGCATGGCGTTGACTTTGTTGCAAACCTCGCAAACTTGGCCAGAAACTTTGGCAGAAAATTTAATATCGGCGCGTCAAAAAATAAAACCTTGCAAACAATGCGGCTTTTTTTCGGAAGAACATGATTTATGCGAAATCTGTCGCGACCCTCAACGCGATACGACATTATTATGTATCGTTGAAACGCCTCATGATATTTTACCTATCGAACGATCCAATATTTATCGCGGCCTTTATCATTGTTTGGGCGGAAAACTTTCCCCTATTGAAGGAAGAGGGCCAGAAACCTTGCATTTCGACACGTTATTTCAACGCTTAAAAAAAACGTCACCGCAAGAAATTATCTTAGCCTTAGGCACCGATGTCGAAGGAGAAATGACCGCACTATATTTGCTCGAACAACTTCGCGATCACTCTATCACTATTACTCAACCCGCGCATGGTCTGCCTTTAGGCAGTTCACTCGATTTGGCTGATAGTTTAACCCTTAAACGCGCTTTGCAAGATCGCAAAAAAGTAAATCCTTAA
- a CDS encoding D-2-hydroxyacid dehydrogenase — translation MTPLTIWCNATLKDEATRLLTQSLGEHQLLLSQHHAATVVEATPADANFYQAQILFGQPDPDAVLKTTQLQWIHLSTASYTRYDNPTFKNFLRDNHILFTNSSHVYSEPCAQHVLAMMLSLTRQLPTAHENQRSAHGWPFHQIRANSHLLNGQSVLFLGFGAIPKRLVELLTPLHVKFIAFKRNAMTYPFVTFTTLENLPFALKQADHVINALPDSASTYHFMNADRFSQMKKGARFYNIGRGPTVDQEALVHTLKSDHLNAAFIDVTEPEPLPPNHPLWQTPNLFITPHTGGGHSNEEERLVKHFINNVRAFEASRPLQDIVPLI, via the coding sequence ATGACACCGCTCACAATTTGGTGTAACGCAACTCTGAAGGATGAAGCGACTCGACTCTTAACTCAATCGCTTGGCGAACATCAGCTATTGCTTTCACAACATCACGCAGCAACCGTAGTGGAGGCCACACCGGCAGACGCTAATTTTTATCAAGCGCAAATTCTTTTTGGCCAACCTGATCCCGATGCCGTCCTAAAAACGACTCAGTTGCAATGGATTCATCTCAGCACCGCAAGTTACACACGTTACGATAACCCAACTTTTAAAAATTTTTTACGAGATAATCATATTCTTTTTACCAACAGCTCTCACGTTTACTCAGAACCTTGCGCACAGCACGTTCTGGCCATGATGCTTTCCCTCACTCGACAATTACCCACAGCTCACGAAAATCAACGCAGCGCACATGGTTGGCCGTTTCACCAAATTCGCGCTAACTCTCATTTACTAAATGGACAAAGCGTTCTTTTTTTAGGATTCGGCGCCATTCCCAAACGTCTCGTTGAACTATTAACACCGCTTCACGTTAAATTCATAGCTTTTAAACGAAATGCTATGACTTATCCATTCGTTACCTTTACCACTTTAGAAAATTTACCTTTTGCTTTGAAACAAGCCGATCATGTAATCAACGCATTACCCGATAGCGCATCCACCTACCATTTCATGAATGCAGACCGTTTTTCGCAAATGAAAAAAGGCGCGCGTTTTTACAATATCGGACGCGGCCCCACAGTAGATCAAGAAGCGCTGGTGCACACATTAAAAAGCGACCATTTGAACGCAGCTTTTATTGATGTCACAGAACCCGAACCCTTGCCGCCTAATCATCCCCTGTGGCAAACTCCGAACCTTTTTATCACTCCTCACACCGGAGGCGGTCATTCCAACGAAGAGGAGCGATTAGTTAAACATTTTATTAATAATGTGAGAGCCTTTGAAGCCAGTCGTCCTCTCCAAGATATTGTCCCCTTAATTTGA
- a CDS encoding aspartate aminotransferase family protein, which produces MSLNIVELQKLDQSNYIHPFTDHLPMHQMGTHLIQSGEGCFLIDQNNHRLLDGLAGLWCVNVGYGCKEIIEAVNQQMQKLAYYPSFFNTATESAIQLANRIAQLAPTPRLKHTIFSESGSEANETALKIILNYQRLRGHPKKTKILTRTFAYHGVTLATTSMTGLASCLDPFGLPLAGFIHAPGPYHYLANTPLDPEAYGQWCLEETEKIILKENPETIAACFAEPIQGAGGVIVPPPGYLKGLRELCRKYDILFIADEVITAFGRMGCWFLSKIWNLDPDMITMAKGITSGYLPLGATLVSDEIINLIYRNGYFAHGYTYSGHTTSCAAALANLDVLDKEKIIPRVEQETGPYFQKRLSEFTEHKAIGEARGYGLIAALEIIPKEGKAALSPTANLGVKVAALAREEGVIVRGIRNLVAIAPPLIISKEEIDYLFDGVKRALNRLY; this is translated from the coding sequence ATGTCCTTAAACATTGTTGAACTCCAAAAACTCGATCAGTCAAATTACATTCATCCCTTTACCGATCATTTGCCTATGCACCAAATGGGCACTCATCTCATCCAATCCGGTGAAGGTTGTTTTTTGATCGATCAAAATAATCATCGTCTCTTAGACGGGCTCGCAGGGCTATGGTGCGTCAACGTCGGCTACGGCTGTAAAGAAATTATTGAAGCGGTAAACCAGCAAATGCAAAAACTGGCTTATTATCCTTCCTTTTTTAATACCGCAACCGAATCAGCCATTCAATTAGCCAATCGCATTGCTCAACTGGCCCCTACCCCTCGCTTAAAACACACGATCTTTTCTGAATCGGGATCAGAAGCTAATGAAACTGCTTTAAAAATTATTTTAAATTATCAACGTTTGCGCGGACACCCGAAGAAAACAAAAATTCTCACACGCACTTTTGCTTATCATGGCGTCACTCTCGCGACCACTAGCATGACAGGCCTTGCCTCTTGTTTAGACCCTTTCGGTTTACCTTTGGCAGGTTTCATTCATGCGCCAGGCCCCTATCATTACCTCGCCAACACGCCACTTGATCCCGAAGCATATGGCCAATGGTGTCTGGAGGAAACGGAAAAAATTATCCTTAAAGAAAATCCTGAAACGATTGCCGCTTGTTTTGCAGAGCCTATTCAAGGCGCGGGCGGAGTTATTGTGCCTCCACCTGGTTATTTAAAAGGGTTGCGAGAATTATGCCGCAAATATGATATTCTTTTTATTGCGGATGAAGTTATTACCGCTTTCGGTCGCATGGGCTGCTGGTTTCTTAGCAAAATTTGGAATTTGGATCCTGACATGATCACCATGGCCAAAGGCATCACGAGCGGTTATTTGCCCTTAGGAGCCACACTGGTAAGCGATGAAATCATTAACCTCATTTATCGCAACGGCTACTTCGCTCATGGTTATACTTATAGCGGTCACACCACTTCCTGCGCGGCGGCTTTAGCCAATTTAGATGTATTAGATAAAGAAAAAATTATCCCACGCGTCGAACAAGAAACGGGCCCTTATTTCCAAAAACGTTTATCGGAATTCACAGAGCATAAAGCCATTGGCGAAGCGCGAGGTTACGGTCTCATCGCAGCCTTGGAAATCATCCCTAAAGAAGGCAAAGCTGCTCTTTCGCCAACTGCCAATTTAGGGGTTAAAGTTGCCGCATTGGCACGTGAAGAAGGGGTCATTGTCCGCGGTATTCGCAATTTAGTAGCCATTGCACCGCCCTTGATTATTTCAAAAGAAGAAATTGATTATTTATTTGATGGCGTTAAACGTGCACTTAATCGTTTATATTAA
- the glgP gene encoding alpha-glucan family phosphorylase, with translation MNLPFSFSVNPKLPEKLEPLRQLAYNMWWSWNTDARALFEELDPELWKNSGHSPATLLRKIKQNKLLRFAKDEGYLQQLNAVSERLQNYLARQDRWFTQTYPEQKDFLVAYFSAEFGFHESLQNYSGGLGILAGDHCKSASDLGVPLVGVGLMYRQGYFVQQLNKEGWQEAFYKNLDFHDLPVVEATDAEGKPTRVTVDLPGRQVQIGAWQATIGNVRVFFLDTDLPENTDADRKITNQLYGGDHEMRIQQEIVLGIGGRRFLKAMGLRPTVFHMNEGHAAFLALERIRQRMLDDQIDFYTALQTVAASTLFTTHTPVPAGNDAFSPQLMQIYFADYARDLKIDFEEFLKFGRPWLAESHQPFSMTILALRLSRFCNGVSKIHGGVSREMWQNVWFGVPVNEIPIGHITNGIHTQTWIAHELKELIQKQLGDCWECNLSNPEIWNPIYQIPDETLWKTHLQLKQRFVEFARKNIRNQKIRIQENARSVREVSTFLDPNRLTIGFARRFATYKRATLLFRDTERLARLVNHPDYPIQFVFAGKAHPADDGGKRLIQAIYQIANRPEFRGRIVFLENYDINVARHIYHGVDVWLNNPVPPLEASGTSGEKVAPNGVVNCSVLDGWWAEAWQRYVNGWAIGEPLHTHDPEVQNDSDVEALYALLEHEIAPLYYQRQNDIPKTWLQLMKNSIATITPTYSTFRQVQDYTNLYYVPSHQKGVAFEANHYEGAKALAEWKAQIRNAWPQIKITQIKLSTPSPVQNFTVGENFTLSAKVELGPLTHDNVIVEAYVESIDGYHTYVFAMMHQGDNRYEGVIEAKESGQYRYNIRVLPYHPLLVQKHELRLIKWAA, from the coding sequence ATGAATTTACCGTTTTCTTTTTCTGTTAATCCCAAACTTCCCGAAAAGCTCGAGCCTCTTCGCCAACTTGCTTACAATATGTGGTGGTCTTGGAATACCGATGCACGCGCGCTATTCGAAGAATTAGATCCGGAACTTTGGAAAAATTCTGGTCATAGCCCCGCTACATTATTACGAAAAATTAAGCAAAATAAATTATTGCGATTTGCCAAGGACGAGGGTTACTTGCAACAACTCAATGCTGTTTCGGAACGATTGCAAAATTACTTAGCGCGTCAAGACCGCTGGTTTACGCAAACTTATCCAGAGCAAAAAGATTTTTTGGTGGCTTATTTTTCAGCAGAATTCGGTTTCCATGAGTCCTTACAAAACTATTCTGGCGGTCTAGGCATCCTCGCTGGCGACCATTGCAAATCCGCTTCGGATTTAGGAGTGCCGCTCGTTGGCGTAGGACTGATGTATCGTCAGGGTTACTTCGTTCAGCAACTTAATAAAGAGGGTTGGCAAGAAGCGTTTTATAAAAATTTGGATTTTCACGATCTTCCTGTTGTGGAAGCTACCGACGCAGAAGGAAAACCAACACGCGTAACCGTAGACTTGCCAGGTCGCCAAGTGCAAATCGGCGCATGGCAAGCGACGATTGGGAATGTGCGCGTTTTCTTCCTCGACACTGATCTCCCAGAAAATACTGATGCGGATCGCAAAATCACCAATCAACTTTATGGCGGTGACCATGAAATGCGAATCCAACAAGAAATCGTTCTCGGCATCGGCGGCAGACGTTTTTTAAAAGCAATGGGACTTCGTCCTACCGTCTTTCATATGAACGAAGGTCATGCCGCTTTTTTGGCACTCGAACGCATCCGCCAACGCATGCTCGATGATCAAATAGATTTTTATACCGCGCTTCAAACCGTAGCCGCTAGCACCCTCTTTACCACCCACACTCCAGTTCCAGCAGGGAATGATGCTTTTTCCCCGCAACTCATGCAGATTTACTTTGCCGATTATGCGCGAGATTTGAAAATTGATTTTGAAGAATTTTTAAAATTCGGTCGTCCTTGGTTAGCGGAATCGCACCAACCTTTCAGCATGACCATTCTCGCCCTGCGCCTTTCGCGATTCTGCAATGGCGTGAGCAAAATTCATGGCGGCGTTTCCCGAGAAATGTGGCAAAATGTTTGGTTTGGCGTACCTGTGAATGAAATCCCTATTGGCCATATCACCAATGGCATTCATACTCAAACCTGGATTGCGCACGAATTAAAAGAGTTGATCCAAAAACAACTGGGCGATTGCTGGGAATGCAACCTCTCCAATCCTGAAATTTGGAATCCGATTTATCAAATTCCTGATGAAACGCTTTGGAAAACCCACTTGCAACTTAAACAACGATTCGTCGAATTTGCGCGTAAAAATATACGCAACCAAAAAATTCGAATTCAAGAAAATGCGCGTTCTGTTCGCGAAGTTTCCACGTTCCTCGATCCGAACCGTCTCACCATAGGTTTTGCACGTCGATTTGCCACTTACAAACGCGCTACCCTTCTTTTCCGTGACACAGAACGTTTAGCGCGCCTCGTTAATCACCCCGATTATCCCATTCAATTTGTTTTTGCCGGCAAAGCGCATCCCGCTGATGACGGAGGCAAACGTTTGATCCAAGCCATTTATCAAATTGCTAATCGCCCCGAGTTTCGCGGTCGCATTGTATTTTTAGAAAATTACGACATCAACGTCGCGCGCCACATCTACCACGGTGTCGATGTTTGGTTAAACAATCCTGTTCCTCCTTTAGAAGCCAGTGGAACAAGCGGCGAAAAAGTGGCGCCCAACGGCGTCGTTAATTGCAGCGTTCTCGACGGTTGGTGGGCCGAAGCCTGGCAACGTTACGTGAACGGCTGGGCCATTGGCGAACCCCTCCACACGCACGATCCCGAAGTGCAAAACGATTCCGACGTCGAAGCGTTATACGCCTTGCTCGAACACGAAATCGCGCCGCTTTATTACCAGCGTCAAAATGATATTCCCAAAACATGGTTACAATTGATGAAAAATTCCATCGCCACTATCACTCCCACCTATAGCACATTCCGACAAGTCCAGGATTACACCAACCTTTACTATGTTCCTTCTCATCAAAAAGGAGTTGCTTTTGAAGCCAATCATTACGAAGGCGCCAAAGCTTTAGCTGAATGGAAAGCGCAAATACGAAATGCCTGGCCGCAAATTAAAATTACACAAATCAAACTTTCCACTCCCTCGCCCGTTCAAAACTTCACAGTTGGCGAAAATTTCACTCTCAGCGCCAAAGTGGAACTCGGTCCACTAACTCACGACAACGTAATAGTGGAAGCTTATGTGGAATCCATCGACGGTTATCATACCTACGTTTTTGCTATGATGCACCAAGGCGATAACCGTTATGAAGGAGTGATCGAAGCCAAAGAAAGCGGACAATACCGTTACAACATTCGCGTCCTGCCTTATCATCCGCTCCTGGTGCAAAAACATGAACTGCGCCTGATCAAATGGGCTGCTTAA
- the cobA gene encoding uroporphyrinogen-III C-methyltransferase, protein MKFQISNFKFQIATPGYCYLIGAGPGDPELLTLRGQAILQKADVIVYDYLCHPSLLRWSKPDAELIFAGKLSGNPTLKQEETNQLLIEKAKAGKIVARLKGGDPYIFGRGGEEATELIQAQVPFEVVPGVSSINAVPAYAGIPITHRDYCSSFLVATGHVDPKKGETLLDYSLIANFTGTRILLMGVGKLREITNKLMEAGANPKTPSAVIQWGTLGRQKTVCATLKKLADQVEAQQLTAPAVIILGDVVNLRETLNWFEKKPLFGKKILITRARTQAGELAQKLRLLGADVLELPLIKITPLIDSEPLQNAATTCTHYDWLVFTSLNGIETFFQQFQKLSLDIRQLAPLKIAVVGKESAKILAQYYHLQADLIAPQSTSQSLSHALTQLDLRDKKILLIQGNRASPELQNNLTQHSAQVNQVEAYRTELEMRDIFQTRPRLETEGVDCIVFTSASTVEHWHQLKLKLPKPWQAISIGPITTQKLQQLSYTSILQSQEPSLDGIISTILNQTISAKA, encoded by the coding sequence GTGAAATTTCAAATTTCAAATTTCAAATTTCAAATTGCGACTCCTGGTTACTGCTATCTCATTGGTGCTGGTCCGGGCGACCCCGAATTACTAACCCTTCGCGGCCAAGCTATTTTACAAAAAGCAGACGTCATTGTTTACGACTACCTTTGTCATCCTTCCTTACTACGTTGGTCAAAACCCGATGCAGAACTTATTTTTGCTGGAAAACTTTCCGGAAATCCAACACTGAAACAAGAAGAAACCAATCAACTTCTGATCGAAAAAGCCAAAGCGGGAAAAATCGTTGCACGCTTAAAGGGTGGTGATCCCTATATCTTTGGGCGCGGCGGAGAAGAAGCAACAGAACTCATCCAAGCGCAAGTTCCGTTTGAAGTCGTTCCCGGCGTTTCTTCCATTAACGCTGTGCCCGCTTACGCAGGCATTCCCATCACCCATCGCGATTACTGCTCTTCATTTCTTGTCGCAACTGGTCATGTCGATCCCAAAAAAGGAGAAACCCTTTTGGATTACTCCCTAATCGCTAACTTCACAGGCACTCGCATTCTTTTGATGGGCGTTGGCAAATTGCGAGAAATCACCAATAAACTTATGGAAGCAGGCGCTAATCCTAAAACCCCTTCCGCCGTGATCCAATGGGGCACGCTTGGTCGCCAAAAAACCGTTTGTGCAACTTTAAAAAAACTCGCTGATCAAGTCGAAGCCCAACAACTCACCGCTCCTGCCGTCATTATCCTGGGCGATGTCGTGAACCTCAGAGAAACATTAAACTGGTTTGAAAAAAAGCCCCTTTTCGGAAAAAAAATCCTTATCACCCGCGCACGAACTCAAGCCGGAGAATTAGCCCAAAAACTACGCCTACTTGGCGCCGACGTTTTGGAATTGCCCCTAATCAAAATCACTCCTCTTATTGACTCCGAACCCCTACAAAACGCCGCCACTACATGCACGCATTATGATTGGCTAGTTTTTACCAGCCTCAATGGCATCGAAACTTTCTTTCAACAATTTCAAAAACTTTCTTTAGATATTCGACAATTAGCTCCTCTGAAAATTGCTGTGGTAGGAAAAGAATCAGCCAAAATTTTAGCTCAATACTATCATTTGCAAGCCGATCTCATCGCGCCACAATCCACTTCGCAAAGCTTAAGCCATGCATTGACCCAACTCGATCTTCGCGACAAAAAAATTCTTCTCATACAAGGCAATCGCGCCTCGCCCGAACTTCAAAATAATCTCACTCAACACAGCGCTCAAGTTAATCAAGTGGAAGCCTATCGCACCGAATTAGAAATGCGCGACATTTTTCAAACCCGTCCGCGTTTAGAAACCGAAGGTGTCGACTGCATCGTATTTACTAGCGCCTCAACCGTGGAACATTGGCATCAACTCAAACTCAAACTTCCCAAACCTTGGCAAGCCATCAGCATCGGCCCTATCACAACCCAAAAACTCCAACAACTGAGTTACACTTCCATTCTTCAAAGCCAAGAACCCTCACTGGATGGAATAATTTCAACGATTTTAAATCAAACGATTTCCGCTAAAGCTTGA